The Methanolobus sp. WCC4 genome includes the window AGTGTGACTCCCGTTACTCCCAGTTCCAGCGCACGCATCAGGAACTCGGTATCGAAACCAAGGGCACTGCAATACAGGAAACCGTTCTGTGTCATTGCTTTCTCATACTCACCCTGCATGGAAAGTTCATAGGCAATGTCCACCCATGGAGCTATGAGCCTTGAGCGTGAGACATCCGTACCGGAGCTGAAAGACCTCTCATCAGGGGCAAATATCAGCACATTGTACTCCTGTTCCGTTCTTTTAAGGAGCTTCATTCCCTTATTATCCGTTACAACGAAGCCTCCGTAGAAAGAGGCACAGGCATCATCAAGAGCTCCTGTTATGGTCACGCCTGCATCAAGAGCAGCCTGAACGCCTATCTTCACAGATTCGAAGGGGTCGAGTTCCTCGCCTATAGCCGAAAGTGTTGCAAGTACGGATGCATTGGCTGCAGCACTGCTGCTTTTAAGGCCGCTTGCAAGTGGAACTTCAGATCTTGTAGTGACCGTTCCCCCCATCTCAACACCGAAATGATCGAGCACATAGGAGACAGAGTTCTCTATCAGAGTGGTATCGGCATCAGGTATGCCTTCAATGAGACCACTTATACCAGATACATCTTCGCTGAGTTCTACATCTGCGAATGTTTTCAGATCGATCCCAAAAGCCGCACCCTTCCATGTGGCTATTGCATTGATAACTGTACCTGCACCAAGTGCATAGGCACTTCCCTTTAAGACCATTGAGATATCCCTTTAGATTTCTGGGTCCGCAAAAGGCTGCAAACCTTACTGTAGACCTTTATACTTACCCATACCAGTACTATATACTATTAAAGAATAATGTTTAAAAGAATGAGAATAGGAAATAACCTATTATGATGAAATTCAATTAGCTTTTGGAGATAATATCAGATCCTTTAGTCTGTTGTAGCAATTCCGATATTTCTTGATCAGCTCAGGAGAATGCAGCTTTTCACTACCATCCATACAATTGTTCACCTTTTCCAGATATCTGTCATTTTCACCGGACATGAGCTCAAGGAAGAAATTGCTGTTCCTGAAATCCATTAGTGTATCATCCAGTATACCTTCACATGAACCATAGAACATGAGGATACCATTTGATACGGGACCATAGAACTTGATCCTCTCATATGTTTCCTTCTTCATATGCTGTGGCGACCTGTAGGTATTGACATCCTGAACTGTCACAAGTACATTGAAATCCTTGCTTTTCTTCAAACCTGGCGGGATCGTCTCCGGAAAAAGAACTTTTGGTTTTATACCCATCTGCTCGAGATCGGATAACAGACTATCAGAACCATGGTCTTCCATTACAAGAAGATGATCGATCGTCCCGTCCTCTGCCAGCAGCTCCACTATCTCTTTTTCAAATTCAGTACATCCTATAATACTCATCAAAGGCATATTCCCATCTCCTCACTAGCAATAAGCGGATCAGGGCCGAAGATACATACTGTATATAATACTGCATATAATACTGCACTGATACAGATAATCAAAAGCCCAAATATAATTCCCCATATATAGTGGGGTATGTATTAGTATATAAATTAACCGAAATACCGGGTCTTTATAAAAAAGATATTCCTGACAGTACCTTATCCAACTAAAGTATCTGCCTTAAAGATACGAATACCGGCAACTGGTTCAAACGATAATTTTATAACAAATACGTGTCACTATAATTACAATTCTTTGGTCCATGGGACTCGAAGATAATTTGAATATAGTGACGCGATCATTGAGGATCAAGATTGATAGCAGTCTATCCTGAAAGGCTGATGCCTGATGGAAGGATCTGTTGAAAAAGGCGTATTCATGCCCGCAAACATAGGGTGCTTGATCGGTAAATGTTCTTTAGTGGCCTCAGTTATAACTGATATCTGCAACACATTCTGCAGAACCGCTGCGATCTTTCACAAGACATCGACCTGGAAGCATTTGTATCCATAGGCAGGATTACGGAGAAGATCAAATGAACGAAGTAGTGTTTGGAGTAAAAGACGACAAGCAACTGGAATACACTCCTGAGAAGTGTATCGGTTGTGGAACGTGCGTAATGGCATGTCCTAAAGGTTCATTAGTTATCGGTTCAGTGGGAGCCGTGGCAAGAGGACTCATAGACAAAGATTTCCTTGAGAACCAGACAGAGCTCTGCATTGTATGCGGAATCTGTGCAAAGACATGTCCAACAGGTGCACTCGAAATGAAACAGGCCGGTGAGTCTGTAAATGATAACAGTTACATAAGTTCTGCACTTAAAGACACAACCGTCAATGACAATTGTGTCCACTGTGGACTTTGCGAACAGATATGTCCGCAGGGATGCATTGAAGTGAAACAGTGGCTTGCAAATGACGGAAGTGCAACTGTAGACGGTGAGACAAAGATCGACACCGAGTGTTGCATACACTGTGGATGGTGTGCAGAGGTATGCCCTGCTGAAGCCATCAGTGTCGAAAAACCATTCGAAGGTACATGGTTCAGGGATGAGGATACCTGTACCGCATGCCGCAGTTGTGTAGACACATGTCCATGTAATGCACTTTTCAACCCAGACTGGGAAGCCGGCGAAAGAGTTGACAAGGTAGCACAGCGTGCTGATGCATGTATATACTGTGGTGCATGTGACATGGCATGTCCTGTCGATGCTATCACTGTAACAAAGACAGCAATTGTTCCTGAAGTAGAGAAGAAGGCACTCCTTGAGAAGAAACTGCTCAATGCAGAGATGAAGAGACCAACACTTACATCCACACTTGTCATCGACGAAGATGCATGTCTTGGATGCGGTAACTGTGTTATTGTCTGTCCGGTGAACGCAACTGATGAAGAGGTAGCAGCAGGATATCTGAACGAAGTGGATGCCAAGAAGATCCTTGAAGTGAGGAACGGTGTGGCACAGGTCGTTGACCAGGACCTCTGTGGTTCTGACGGTGCATGTGCTATGATCTGCCCTGTAGGTGCGATCACACTTGAGACTAGAGAGGTATAAAAATGGCAGGAACTATTGCAATCAAGAACGGTTATGTTTACGATCCGCTCAACGACATTAACGGCGAAATGATGGACATTTTCATCCAGGACGGAAAGGTCGTCACAGAACTTTCCGGCGCAGGCATGAAAGATGTCAAGGAGATCGATGCAAAGGGCAAGACAGTTATGCCCGGTGGTGTTGATTCACACTCCCACGTAGCAGGAGCAAAGGTCAACGTCGGTAGGATGATGAGGCCAGAGGACCACTACAAACACTACCAGAAGAAGACCCCTCTTACACACTCCGGCTGTGGATACAGTGTACCTTCAGTATACCTTGGAGGATACGAGTACTCAAAGATGGGATACACAACCGTCTTCGAGGCAGCTGTCCCACCAATGGAAGCACGCCACACACACGAGGAAATGCGCTCAACCCCTATGCTCGACATGGGCGGATATCTTGTACTCGGTAACAACTGGTTCCTTATGAGATACTTCAAGGAAGGAGATCTCGACAAGGCAGCAGCATATATCTCATGGATGATGAGGACCCACAAGACCTACGGTATCAAATGTGTCAACCCTGCCGGTGTAGAGAACTGGGGATGGGGAGAGAACGTAGGAGCACTTGATCAGGAGAACATCCACTTCGAGATCACACCTGAAGATATCATAAAGTCCCTCACAGAGCTCAATGAGAAGCTCGGTATCCCAATGCCAGTGCACCTGCACGCAAACAACCTCGGTCACCCAGGATGCTGGGAGATCACAAGGGACTCACTCAAGATACCAAAGAACGTCAGGGCAAAGCCAAACACAGACGTCGAGTGGGCAGAGACAAAGAAGAACGCAAAGAGGCATGAATCCGTTTACCTTACACACTGCCAGTTCAATGCTTTCGGCGGCACATCATGGAGAGACTTCGAGTCCGGTGTTAAGGGAATCACCGACTATGTCAACAGTGTCGATCACGTCGTAATGGACAGTGGTTGTGTGCCATTCGGTGACGCAACAGTAATGACCGGTGACGGTCCTGCTATCCACGACCTCTACATGCTTACAGGCCACAAGTGGTCCAACACAGATGTAGAGTGTGAATGTGGATCTGGTGTACTCCCATTCGAATACCTGAAGGGCAACCCTGTACACAGTGTACAGTGGGCAATGGGTCTTGAGGTACTTCTCTACGTAAAGGACGCATGGAAGAGCATCATGACAACCGACAGTCCAAATGGTGGACCATTCACAAAGTACCCACAGGTAATTGCATGGCTCATGTCCAACAAGGCAAGACAGGATACCATTGAAGAATGCCACAAGTGGGCACAGGACAGATCAGGTATCGGTGGCGAGACAAGGGAAATGGATCTCTTTGAGATCGCAACCATCACCCGTGCAAACCCTGCAAGGACCATTGGTATGTCATACAGGAAGGGTACCCTTGGTATCGGTGCTGACGGTGACGTCGCTATCTATGATATCGATCCAAAGAGCCTCGAGGTCAACGACTACGAGAGCATCATAAGAGGATTCGAGAACGCTGCATACACCATCAAGGCAGGAGAGGTCGTCTCCCAGATGGGTGAGATCGTAGCGATCCCTGAGAAGAACACATTCTACTCCGACATCGCAGTCGATGATGAAGCAGAACAGAGCATGCTCAAGGATGTCAAGAAGTGGTTCAAGTACTACACACTTGGTTTCGAAAGATACCCAACACCTGACAAGTACCTGGCAAACCCAACACCTATCCAGGTAAATGCGGAGAAGTGATTCTAATGGCAGATGTAACTTTAAAACCAATAGGGAATTTCGACCTTACTGTTGAGGCAGAGGTTGTCACACCTGACAACTTTGCCGGAAAAAGTGCTGATGAGATAGGTAAATTACTCGTCTGGCAGGGTCCTGCAGAGTACCCACTTTCCGACTATTTCTCAGTCGAAGGTAATGGAGGAAGCTCAGCAGAGGACACCACCATCATTGTAGATGGAGATATCCCAAGAGTAAAGCGCATAGGACAGGAAATGACAGCCGGTAAGGTCCTCATCAAGGGCAGTGCAGGAATGCACATGGGTTCAGCAATGAGCGGCGGCGAGATCATTATCGAAGGCGACGCAGACTCATGGGTAGGAATGGAAATGTCAGGCGGCTCCATTCACATCAAGGGTAACACAAAGGACCACCTCGGCTCCGCATACCGTGGTAGCTGGAAGGGTATGACCGGCGGACGTATCACCGTAGACGGTGACGCAGTAAGCCAGGTAGGCGGCGGTCTCAGCGGTGGCGAGATCATCATCGGCGGCAGTGTAAAGCACTTCTGCGGTATCCGCATAAGCAGCGGTCTGATCTATGTGAAAGGAAACGCTTTCAGGACCGTTGGAGCAGAGATGACCGGTGGTACCATCGTTATCGGTGGATGCATTGAGAGATTCACACCAGGATTTACATTGGAAGATGTTGAGTCCGATCTCAAATTCGGTGACATCGAATGCCCCGGAGAATACAAGAAGTTCACAGGCGACTATGCCATCCCACAGAAAGGAAAGGGAACAATGTACGTATCCTGTGACAGTAACGAGTGTCTGTGAGGTGTTTATTCATGGAAGCATTACTCAATACAGGAAGTACAATTGATGAAGGAAGACTTGCCAAAGGCGGCAACAAGTATTCCGACGATTACACAAAAGAATGTGCAGTCTGCTGGATGTGCGCAGAGGATTACACCAGCCTTGGATGCCCTGAGAAAGTAGCAGTGACATCAAGGGACGGAAAGCACACAATTGCAGTTCGCCCAAAGGTAACAGAGGCAATGAGATCAGGACAGGTATTCATACCAAGGTCCATCTGGGCTAATGTTGTCGTTGAGCCAGACACATTCTCAACAGGTTCACCACGCTATAAGGGAGCTCCTGTTACAGTAGAACCAACTGATGAAGAGGTACTCAGCGCCGAGGAAGTTGTCCTGAAGCTGTACATGGGAGGTGAATAATAATGGTCTTTAAGAACATCATCTGTCCAGTATGTGGAGGTTCATGTGACGACGTTCAGGTCGATCTTGATGTAGAGAACCGCACCATCGACGTTCAGAACGCATGTAAGATGGGTAACGCAAAGTTCCACGAAGTCGTGAGCTCACACAGGATCATGAAGCCAACCATCAGAGAGAACGGCAAGGTCAAGGACGTCAGCTGGGAAGAAGCACTTGAGATGTCAGCAGACATTCTCGTGAATGCAAAACGCCCAATGTTCTTCCTTGGAAGTGAGACATCCTGTGAAGCACAGGAAGTAGGTCTTCACATTGCTGAATATCTTGGTGCACCTGCAGACTCCAACGCAACCATCTGCCACGGACCAACTGTCATGGGTATCCAGGAATCCGGTATGGTAGGAGCTACCGCCGGTCAGGCAAAGAACAGGGCAGACATGATCGTATACTGGGGTGTCAATGCTCTGGAGTCCATGCCAAGGCACATGTCCAAATATGGTGTGTTCCCAAGAGGTTACTGGACTAAGAGAGGAAGGTTCGACAGGACAATGATCACAGTGGACCCAAGGGTAACCCCTACCGCTGCTGCAGCAGACCTTCACCTTCAGCTTAACCCAAGTTCAGACTACGAACTTCTCAGCGCACTGTTCACCATCCTCAACGGAAAGGAACCACACCCATCCGTTGAAGAGATCACAGGAATCCCGATCGCTTCAATGAAGCAGACAGTCGAGATGATGAAGGAAGCAAACTTCGTTGCTATCTACGTAGGTCTTGGTGTGTCATCATCATACGGTAAGCACAGGAACATTGAGATCGCACTGAACTTCGTCAAGGAGATGAACAACTACACCAAGTGTAACATCGGTGCTCTCAGAGGTCACTGTAACGTAGCAGGATTCAACCAGCTTGCATCCTACCTCTACGGTTACCCATTCGGTCTTGACTTTATGAAGGGATACCCAAGGTACAACCCTGGAGAGACCACCTGTGTGGACCTTCTCAGGGAGAAGGATGTTGATGCAGCATTCATCATGTCCGCCGATCTTGTGAACCACATTCCGGCAGATGCTGCAAAGTACCTCGCAGATATTCCAATGATCTGCCTCGACATTGCACCATGCCCATCAACAACAGCAGCAGATGTAGTTCTGCCTGGTGTCATTGATGCTATGGAATGTGACGGTACGTTCTACAGGCTCGACAATGTACCTGTATACTTCGAACCATTCACAGATTCCCCATTCCCTGAAACAAAGAGTAACGAGGACACCCTCAAGCAGCTCTTTGCAAAGGTAAAGGCAAAGAAGGAAGCATAAGCTTAAAACTAGAACTTCGATGTGGACGTTATCATAAGGGAAGGTTTTGCCTTTTCCGGGATAGCGTTCATATATCTACTTTTTTTGAAATCTTATAATTCTGCAGGAACTTGAGGAGCTTGCTCTGTGTATTTCTTACCTGTAAGGGATTCATAGAACCTGATACAAAAGTAGATAATACAGACATAGAAGACAAAACCATTATATCCCATAACCACCCTACTACCCCCGTTAGTAACACAAATACTATTGAGAATATTACTACATTTTACAAAGAAGGTTACATTATGAGTGAAAAAATCGGAATTTTAGCTATTGGACACGGCAGCAGATTACCATACAACAACCAGGTAGTCACAGAGATCGCTAACATGATCGCAGAGGCACATCCTGAGTACGTCGTAAAGGCAGGATTCATGGAGAACAGCGAGCCTACCGTAGAAGAGGCACTCATGTCCTTTGAAGGAACAGGAGTAACAACCATCGCTGCAGCACCAGTCTTCCTTGCATCCGGAATCCACATCACAAAGGATATCCCTGCGATCCTCAAGCTCGACCCTGAGACAAACGAAGGAGAGCTCGAACTTGACGGAAACAAGGTCAGGATCGTATACGCAAAGCCTCTTGGAAGCGACGAGCTCATTGCAGACCTCATCTTCAAGAGAGCACAGGAAGTCCTTTAAGCTGTGTCATTGACACAGTACTCTTTTTTAGCTTTATTATCCTGTTAGGGAATATTTCGTTTTATCTTGCAACAGGAATTGTTTAAGGATCTTGATTATGCAGGATCTATGTAAATTCCGTCTTTCAACTCGGCAATTTTCAATAACTGCATTATTTCACTAGTTTTCAGGATGTCAGTGAAGGAACGCACCGCCTGCGGCGGATGGTTGCACTGTTTTTTGTTTTTGGATAATCCTTTGTTGAGCTATCAGAAACACAAGAACAAATAACAAGTTTGCCAAATAGGAACTCATGAATAACTATGATCATCCCGAAGGGTCCGGCGAAGCCGGCACATTCCGAAAAGGTGAATAAGATAATTGGTTGACTGCAACTTATTTTCTACATACCGAGCACATAAAAACAGCGCTATTCCCCATAAGATCAATAATTGCGATAATGACAGACATACACAACCTTATGAGCCATTCAAATAAGAATCTCCTAATATCCCATATAGATTGCAAGTAAAGTCTGTCTCTTTTGCAAAGAGATATATACTTTCCTACTAATGATATTTTCAAAAAGAAGGTATACTATGAGTGAAAAAATTGGAATTCTGGCTATTGGGCACGGCAGCAAATTACCATATAACAATCAGGTAGTCACTTCGATCGCTAACATGATCGCAGAGAAGCATCCTGAATATATCATCAAGGTGGGCTTTGTAGAGCACAGTGAACCCAAGGTCAAAGAGGCACTAATGTCCTTTGAAGGTACAGGTGTGACAAAAATAGCTGCAGCTCCTATATTCATGGCATCGGGAGTACACCTCACCGAGGACATCCCCGAGTTCCTTGATCTTGACCCTGAGACAAACGAAGGAGAGGTCGAGTTCGACGGACAGAAGGTGAAGATCACCTATGCGAAGCCTCTTGGAAGTGACAGGCTTATTGCGGACCTCATCTTCAAGAGAGTTCAGGAAGCTCTTTAAGTTGTGCCATTGGCACAATCCCTTCTTTTCTTATTTTATTTGAGTCGATGAAAATACCCTGTTTTTAGTCATTGATGGAAAATACATGATCAAGGAACTGGAAAACTGTGAAATAGATGTCGTAATGGACATCTGGCTTAAGACCAATATCAGTTCACACAGCTTCATACCTGAAGAATACTGGATATCAAATTATAGTGTTGTCAAAGAGGAATATCTGCCGATATCTAAGACATTTGTCTATATAGAAGATAACGTGACCAGAGGCTTTATAGGCGTGATCGATGGCCATTTCATTGGTGCATTGTTCGTTCAGGAAGAGTATCAGGGGAAAGGGATCGGACAGAAACTACTGGACCATTGCAAGTCACTTTATTCAAATCTTGAACTGGGAGTCTACACAGAAAATAAAGTGGCTGTTGGATTTTACACGAAAAATGGTTTTATAGTAAAGAAAGAACAGCCCAATGAGGATTCAGGCTTTATGGAATATGTAATGTCATGGAAAAAAGAATTAAAAGCCATTGAATTCGACCAGAATGGAGGTAATGGCCTTTAATTCTTTAATGGGAAGCTCCACATGGACATTTGATCTCAGGCAACAATTCCAAACTGGTCCGATCTTGAACTGACAGCACTTTCTATTATGTCCGCAATATCATTGCGTGCAATATCAGTCACTGCTGCAAATACTGTCATTTTTCCATCTTCATTGGCTCCGATGCTGAGATATTCTATCTCTGGCCGATCCTGGTAGGAGGTAATACTGACCTTAAAAGCTACAGACCCCGTGTGAAGAAACATTTTAAGGTGTCCCAGGAATCGAGGGTTCAACATCATAACACTTTTCTTGATGCTTCCCATCAGCTCCAGAGCCATATGAGTCAGATGACCCAGCTCAGAGGAACTGCTTATAGAATAAGAATCTGCATAACTGCTCACATTGAAGTGATTGAACTCATCCGTTTCAGGAGTGCAGGAATCAGCGTGGAGTGATTTTTCTGATCTTGTGATCCCGTCGCTCATCCCCTGATCGTTATCCATCAGGTTTCTGAAAAGTGAGTCTGCAAAACCCATGAATGAACCATCATCCCACTTCAGTGACAGAGAATGAAGTTCAGCATCTGAATTTATCTCTTGTATGGTAGTTTCAAATTCAGACAATTTAGGTGTGCTTAACAGGTCTTTCTTGTTAAGCAGGACAATATCTGCATTCTCTATCTGTTTTGTAATTGAATCACCGGAGTGCTGCATCAGGTCTTCGAATTTACTGCCATCGATCACTCCTATTATCGGACCCATGCTGACCTCTGGTCCGAAATCCATCTTCTCGATCTGCTCTTTGATCCTTAGCGGAAATGCAACTCCTGTAGGTTCAATAAGGAGGATGTCAGGGTCATATTGTGCCTGCACCAGTGCTATATTTCCCTCGAGGGCATACTTCAGGGTACAACAGATGCAACCCCTGGGAATCTCCTTTGATTCCAGTCCATTCTCACTGATAACATGCCCGTCAACACCCACATCCCCAATGTCGTTCACAAGCACCGATACACTCAATCCTTTGTTCTGCAGGTATTTCCCTATCCTGATAACAGAAGTTGTTTTCCCACTACCAAGAAAACCACTGACAATAACTATTTTCATGTAATCCTCCTTACTGAATGATCAGGGTCGCTTAATGATCAAAGCAGACAGTCACTATCTCCTGTGCTGCAAGCGGTCAGGTCATGATCGTAGATATCATCCATGGCATCATCCTCTTCATGCAAATGCCTGTGCCCATGTCCATGGTGGTGGTCATGACTGTGATGATGATGGTCATCGTCATGATCGTGGTGATGGTCGTGATCATGAGGGTCATGAAGGCGCTGCGTTACCATGTCCCTGCTGGCAAATGACCTTTCAACATTTTCATCTACAAGGTGCACAAGATCGTCCTCATGCATGCCGGAAACAGCAGTCAGGATCTTAAATCTTGGACCGGAATGTACAGCTGTTTGTATTATATTGACTGCAGGTTCTTCAG containing:
- a CDS encoding 4Fe-4S binding protein is translated as MNEVVFGVKDDKQLEYTPEKCIGCGTCVMACPKGSLVIGSVGAVARGLIDKDFLENQTELCIVCGICAKTCPTGALEMKQAGESVNDNSYISSALKDTTVNDNCVHCGLCEQICPQGCIEVKQWLANDGSATVDGETKIDTECCIHCGWCAEVCPAEAISVEKPFEGTWFRDEDTCTACRSCVDTCPCNALFNPDWEAGERVDKVAQRADACIYCGACDMACPVDAITVTKTAIVPEVEKKALLEKKLLNAEMKRPTLTSTLVIDEDACLGCGNCVIVCPVNATDEEVAAGYLNEVDAKKILEVRNGVAQVVDQDLCGSDGACAMICPVGAITLETREV
- a CDS encoding formylmethanofuran dehydrogenase subunit B, whose product is MVFKNIICPVCGGSCDDVQVDLDVENRTIDVQNACKMGNAKFHEVVSSHRIMKPTIRENGKVKDVSWEEALEMSADILVNAKRPMFFLGSETSCEAQEVGLHIAEYLGAPADSNATICHGPTVMGIQESGMVGATAGQAKNRADMIVYWGVNALESMPRHMSKYGVFPRGYWTKRGRFDRTMITVDPRVTPTAAAADLHLQLNPSSDYELLSALFTILNGKEPHPSVEEITGIPIASMKQTVEMMKEANFVAIYVGLGVSSSYGKHRNIEIALNFVKEMNNYTKCNIGALRGHCNVAGFNQLASYLYGYPFGLDFMKGYPRYNPGETTCVDLLREKDVDAAFIMSADLVNHIPADAAKYLADIPMICLDIAPCPSTTAADVVLPGVIDAMECDGTFYRLDNVPVYFEPFTDSPFPETKSNEDTLKQLFAKVKAKKEA
- the cfbA gene encoding sirohydrochlorin nickelochelatase: MIFSKRRYTMSEKIGILAIGHGSKLPYNNQVVTSIANMIAEKHPEYIIKVGFVEHSEPKVKEALMSFEGTGVTKIAAAPIFMASGVHLTEDIPEFLDLDPETNEGEVEFDGQKVKITYAKPLGSDRLIADLIFKRVQEAL
- a CDS encoding N-acetyltransferase, translating into MIKELENCEIDVVMDIWLKTNISSHSFIPEEYWISNYSVVKEEYLPISKTFVYIEDNVTRGFIGVIDGHFIGALFVQEEYQGKGIGQKLLDHCKSLYSNLELGVYTENKVAVGFYTKNGFIVKKEQPNEDSGFMEYVMSWKKELKAIEFDQNGGNGL
- a CDS encoding shikimate kinase; translated protein: MVLKGSAYALGAGTVINAIATWKGAAFGIDLKTFADVELSEDVSGISGLIEGIPDADTTLIENSVSYVLDHFGVEMGGTVTTRSEVPLASGLKSSSAAANASVLATLSAIGEELDPFESVKIGVQAALDAGVTITGALDDACASFYGGFVVTDNKGMKLLKRTEQEYNVLIFAPDERSFSSGTDVSRSRLIAPWVDIAYELSMQGEYEKAMTQNGFLYCSALGFDTEFLMRALELGVTGVTLSGTGPSYVALVNEQQAGELEDAWNDLGISGNVISTRVDNNGAGII
- a CDS encoding GTP-binding protein — encoded protein: MKIVIVSGFLGSGKTTSVIRIGKYLQNKGLSVSVLVNDIGDVGVDGHVISENGLESKEIPRGCICCTLKYALEGNIALVQAQYDPDILLIEPTGVAFPLRIKEQIEKMDFGPEVSMGPIIGVIDGSKFEDLMQHSGDSITKQIENADIVLLNKKDLLSTPKLSEFETTIQEINSDAELHSLSLKWDDGSFMGFADSLFRNLMDNDQGMSDGITRSEKSLHADSCTPETDEFNHFNVSSYADSYSISSSSELGHLTHMALELMGSIKKSVMMLNPRFLGHLKMFLHTGSVAFKVSITSYQDRPEIEYLSIGANEDGKMTVFAAVTDIARNDIADIIESAVSSRSDQFGIVA
- a CDS encoding molybdopterin dinucleotide binding domain-containing protein; this translates as MEALLNTGSTIDEGRLAKGGNKYSDDYTKECAVCWMCAEDYTSLGCPEKVAVTSRDGKHTIAVRPKVTEAMRSGQVFIPRSIWANVVVEPDTFSTGSPRYKGAPVTVEPTDEEVLSAEEVVLKLYMGGE
- a CDS encoding formylmethanofuran dehydrogenase subunit A, which gives rise to MAGTIAIKNGYVYDPLNDINGEMMDIFIQDGKVVTELSGAGMKDVKEIDAKGKTVMPGGVDSHSHVAGAKVNVGRMMRPEDHYKHYQKKTPLTHSGCGYSVPSVYLGGYEYSKMGYTTVFEAAVPPMEARHTHEEMRSTPMLDMGGYLVLGNNWFLMRYFKEGDLDKAAAYISWMMRTHKTYGIKCVNPAGVENWGWGENVGALDQENIHFEITPEDIIKSLTELNEKLGIPMPVHLHANNLGHPGCWEITRDSLKIPKNVRAKPNTDVEWAETKKNAKRHESVYLTHCQFNAFGGTSWRDFESGVKGITDYVNSVDHVVMDSGCVPFGDATVMTGDGPAIHDLYMLTGHKWSNTDVECECGSGVLPFEYLKGNPVHSVQWAMGLEVLLYVKDAWKSIMTTDSPNGGPFTKYPQVIAWLMSNKARQDTIEECHKWAQDRSGIGGETREMDLFEIATITRANPARTIGMSYRKGTLGIGADGDVAIYDIDPKSLEVNDYESIIRGFENAAYTIKAGEVVSQMGEIVAIPEKNTFYSDIAVDDEAEQSMLKDVKKWFKYYTLGFERYPTPDKYLANPTPIQVNAEK
- a CDS encoding formylmethanofuran dehydrogenase subunit C — translated: MADVTLKPIGNFDLTVEAEVVTPDNFAGKSADEIGKLLVWQGPAEYPLSDYFSVEGNGGSSAEDTTIIVDGDIPRVKRIGQEMTAGKVLIKGSAGMHMGSAMSGGEIIIEGDADSWVGMEMSGGSIHIKGNTKDHLGSAYRGSWKGMTGGRITVDGDAVSQVGGGLSGGEIIIGGSVKHFCGIRISSGLIYVKGNAFRTVGAEMTGGTIVIGGCIERFTPGFTLEDVESDLKFGDIECPGEYKKFTGDYAIPQKGKGTMYVSCDSNECL
- the cfbA gene encoding sirohydrochlorin nickelochelatase, with protein sequence MSEKIGILAIGHGSRLPYNNQVVTEIANMIAEAHPEYVVKAGFMENSEPTVEEALMSFEGTGVTTIAAAPVFLASGIHITKDIPAILKLDPETNEGELELDGNKVRIVYAKPLGSDELIADLIFKRAQEVL